The genomic segment ATCACTTGTCTTCACATCCAATGCTCCCGTAGGTTCATCTGCTAAAATAAGGTTTGGTGTTCCAACCAACGCGCGCGCAATCGCAACTCGTTGCTGCTGACCTCCGGAAAGCTCATTGGGCTTATGGTGCTCACGGTCTTCCATAGACACCAATTTCAACATCTCTCGGCTGCGCGCTTGCATATCAGCTTTAGTCATTCCCCTATACTGCAGGGGTACATAAACATTCTGAAGTACATCAAGTCTCGCCAGAAGATTATATTGCTGGAAAACAAATCCTATATTTTTGTTTCTCAGTGTAGATAGTTCATTATCCGAACATTCCGCAATCGTACGGCCTTCTATTCTATACTCACCGCTCGTGGGTCTATCCAATAGCCCTAATATATTCATCAAGGTCGTTTTTCCACAACCGGATGTCCCTATAATAGAAATGAGCTCTCCTTCGTTAATCTTTAAAGATATACCTTTGAGGGCAGGAACCGTTACCGGGCCCAGATAGTAGTTTTTGACAACGTTGTCTAGTTCTATTACAGGGGTATCCACAATAAAAAATTATAGCAGTAAAATGGTATCGCCGGAGTTTAACCCATTGACAATTTCAACGGTACCGGTAACGGGTGTCGTTATCCCTGTCTCTACCTGCACTTTCTCCGGTTGAGTTGCCCCCTCTGTTATACGATAAACAAATTTGCCTTCTCGGGTAATCTGCACCGCTCGGAAGGGTACCATCAACGCATTCGGATTAGTATAGGTATTAATAGACAGATAAGCAGACATCCCTAATTTAACCGCTTTGCGTTGTTCGTCGGTCAAGGGATCCGTAGTTACTTTTATTTCAAACTGGGGTTTTCTACCAGAAGACTTTGCTTCAGATGAAACATACGTCACTTCACCGTGCAGGGTAACTCCTTTAAAACCATCCCCTGTAATAGTCACGTCTTGCCCGGGGCGCACTTGATTGACTTCGATTTCATCTACGGTACTGGATACACTCAATCGAGACAGGTCAGCAATAGATAGGAATATCGCATCTTCCGCTACACTGATACCGCGTTCTACATTCTGCACAACACCGCCTTGGTCCTTACTGCCACTACTACTCGCAAGTGGTTTAATAGCAACTCCTGGAACTGGGCTGTACAAAATAGCACGCTCCAGTTTACCTTTTAACTGCGTTTCCTTAAGCTTGGCATTCTGCCAATCATAATCTTTGAAAAGAATTTCTTGCGGGTTACCTTCTTGTCTTGTCGCTTCCAAGGATTCATTAGCTTTTAAAAGAGCATCTTCCGAGGAAGCAATCTTGCGTTTCGCGGCATCTAAGTCGCGCTTACTAATCGCACCTTTATTATAAAGTAACTGCGATGATTCATACTCGTCTTTTGCTAACGCAAGCTCATCTTCCGCTTTTGCTAGAGACCTATAGGCTTCCGTCATCTTACTCCCCTTTTCCCAATTTTTTATTTTTAGGAGGTCTTGCTTTTTCTTAATTTCGTCAACTTGAGCCGTTCTATACTCGGATTCTATCTTAGTACTATCAAGCTCTATAAGCTTCTGCCCTTTTTCAACCGTAGATCCAAATTGAAAATTAACGTCTTTAATAATGCCCGCAAAGGGAGCAAATACATTCACCATCTGCGCCGGTTGCAAAATACCCGATGTCGTTAAAGGCAGGGTTACAGGCTGTGGTGTAACCGTATAGCGTTCATACGTTTGTCCTTGTTCTGTGCTAAATGTAGGGGCTTTCGTTGGCACATACGCTGGGCTAGAGCTCGAAGAGCTAGATGGCCATAAAAAATAAAAAATGATCAGAACAACAACCCCAATAAAGGTAAATCCTATGTTCCTCACTTTTCGTATACGCTTGGAGGTCTCTTCTATCTTTTGAGACTTCTCATCAAGCTGCATAAAGGCTTTTTGCAAATCACTATTCTGGGTCTTGATCTCTTCGATTAATTTCTTTTCGCGGTCTCTGGTCGTCAACAGTTCTCCAAACAAAACTGTATTTTCTATAGAAATACCGGCTTGCGCAGACATCGCTTCCACAAACGTCAGGTCATCGTGCGTAAATGCTCCTTCTTTCTTGTTAATCAATTCAATAACACCTATGCGATCTTTCTTCTCATTGGAAATAGGAACAATCAAAAGGGACTTGATTTGATCTTTAGCAACCGTGTCCACTTTGGGATCAAAGTCTTTATCTTTAGATACATCAGGGATTATATAAGGCCTAAGCTCATCAAGAGATTTCCCTACAAGACCTTTCCCCAAGGGAAATTGAAGTTCCATTACTTCTATATCTTTGCCCGCCCGATTAAACAACATCTGATCATCCGCATCGTATAGATACACAATAACATTCTCCGCCATTGTAAATCGGGTAATACGATCAACGATGAGGTCAAGGAGCTCGTTGATATTATGGGGCTTATACTGGTCTAATTCCATTCCGTTACTGTCCTTACTATACTACATAACATATTAATAATCAAGTCGAAGGAGGGGGCATTCCGGACTGTGCCCGAATGCGCTTACTTTGAGCCGCACGCTCATCTATATTAATCTGTAAGGTGTCTAGTAAGGTACCTAGCCGTCTATCAAACTCTACAAGGTTATTTAAATAGGTAATCTTTGCCGTTAATTCCGTATTTTCTGTAGTAACATAATTATCCTGTGTGGTAACGAGCTCAAAATTAGTAATCAAACCGGCATTAAATCGTATCTCTGCCACCTCTAAATCCTCTGCGTTTAAGCGCGTATTCTCCTTAGCAAATTGTACTCGTTTGTAATTGTTTTCAATCGTACGCATTTGCTTGATAACGTCAGCCTTCAAATTATCCAGTGTGTTTTGAAAATCAATACGAGCTTTTCGCATCGCTATTTTCGCATTCAAATAAGAGGTAGCACGATCTCGCTTATTTAAGGGAATGACAAGATTCAGGCCCAAGCTCCATGTCTTACGTTTCATATCAGCTGCATTGTAAGTAGCTAGCCCCCATGTGCGCCCAGCATTCCCATTAGAAGCAATACTACCAGTAAACCCTAAATCCCATAGCAACCCGTCTTTCGCTTCTTTTAGGGAAAGCTCAGCGTTGCGAAGCGCTATGAGTGCCTGTTGGTATGAGGGATCATTCTCATAAACGATTTCCATAGCATCTTCAAGCGAGGGTAATTGGGGTTCTTCCACTTGCAAATCAATAATGGGTAACAGGGGTATCCCGGTATCCATATTCATGAAGCGCAATAGGTCTATTCGAGCATCGTCCGTTGTATTCTCTACCTCCAGCAGTTGAAGTTCTCTGCTCGCTATAGCAGCACGGCTTTTTATCAAATCGTTTTTCGCAAGCCTACCCGCTTCTACAAGTGCTTCTTGTTGCTCAAGTCTTATTTTTTCTCGCTCAAAGGATCGTCGTTGAATCTTCAGCGATTCTATCTGGTTTATATATGAACGATACCGCGTAATCGCCGTCTGTATATTCGTCATTAAGGTTGATTTTAACGAAAGCACATTACCTTGTTCTGTCAAATAGGCTCTTGTCAGCGAAAGGGTACCCATCGTAAATCCCCCTCCTTTTAACAGGGGTTGAGTAAATCCTAGGCTAAAGCCGTCAGAATAAGTAGATCGTTTCGCTTCTTTCCCCAAAAGCGTGGTGCTCTTATTCCAGGCAAAATTTAAGCTTCCTCCTGTTTTAAGGGCTTGAGTCCATGCTGTTGAAACATTAGCAGACCCACTTTCTGCTTTCGATGTGGGCGTTATCGCGTGTGTCCATGAGGGGCCAATTGTCAGGGTGCCTTGTGGATTAAAAGCATGCTCCGCGTTTACCAGAGCATTCTTCTGGGTGATGCGGTCAAGGTACGAATTGTCTATCGTCTGGTTCTGTCTCAGCGTCATTGCTATACACTCTTCAAGCGTCATATAGTAACCGTTCTCTATATCGATCACGGCATGAGTGCTCACCATCAATACTGAAAGGCCAAAAGCGATGAATAGAGCTTTAAAAATGAGCTGCATAGTTGTTGATTAGACTTTTTTGCAAAATGGGTATGCGCAAGATTATTAACAAAGTAGGCCTGGGAGTAAAGGTTTTTTGATTAGGCAAAACGCGTTTGATTATTTAAGCGGTCGCAATCACTGGTGCCGTTCACCTGTCCACTTTACAAATTGCTGGTCTCCCGTATTGATCGCATCAATAACGGTTCTCTTCGCATATAGCGTCTGATCTAAAAAAACAGCTGGCATTCCTTTTAAATCGTATTCAAAGACCTTTGCTTCTACAGGGCATTCCCTGGCTAACGCGCGCTGTGGCATCATCCATACAGCTTTTCCAGATAATTTAACCAACTCTGCTTCGCTTAGTTCTTTAAACTTCCCGTCTTCAAAAACATTCCATAGCTTATTTCGCGATGGGCTAATGATATAACCCACTTCTGCTTTAAATTTTGTTTTTATCACGGCTTCCACAAACGCAAAGCTTTGGTAGGCATAAATGGGAATTGATTGAAGCTCGGGGAGCGTTTTCCAGGTTCGTATCGCCATCGCAACTAAGCGTATCCCTAAGATAGAACCGGGGCCTTCACAGTAAATGATCCCGTTCAAATCTTTCAACTGTAGCTGTGCCTCTCTCAAACAATCAGCAACACACGAAAACAAGCATTCTAGCGCGTGTTCTTGCGAGTTTTTAAATGATAACCACACACCCTCTTCCCAAATCCCAACTTGGATCACCGATGAGCTCGCGTCTAATATCAATTGTGCTGCCATAAAATATTACCTGCTATTAAAATATTTTTTTAGCTAGCATTCAACTTTATTCAAAATCATAATCATAACTGATGAAGGCCATGGTATTTCATAAACCGGGCACCCCGCTCACACTGGAAGAGATCCCTACTCCAAAACCACTAGAAAATGAGGTGCTAGTAAGGGTTCGCGCATGCGGGGTCTGTCGCACAGATCTCCATATCGTAGATGGCGATCTCCCGGAGCCTGCGCTTCCGCTTGTTCTAGGTCATCAGGTGGTGGGGGAAATAATTGAGTGTGGTAAAAATGCTAAAAAATTCAAGCGGGGTGATCGTATCGGCATCCCTTGGCTAGGTGGTACTTGTCACCATTGCTATTACTGTGACCATGATCAGGAAAACTTATGCGATAAACCGGTCTTCACGGGCTATCAGAAAAATGGGGGATATGCCGAATACACAACGGCAAATGAGGATTATTGCTTCTTATTGGATAATGATTACTCCGATATCGAGGTCGCTCCTTTATTATGCGCGGGTCTAATCGGTTATCGCTCTTATCGCATGGCTGGAGGGGGTAAACGTATTGGTTTTTATGGCTTCGGTGCGGCAGCCCATATCCAGGCTCAACTAGCCGTACATGAGGGCAAGGAGCTCTACGCGTTCACGCGTCCGGGGGATACCGCAACCCAGGACTTTGCGTTAACATTGGGCGCAGCGTGGGCCGGTGGCTCCGATCAAGCTCCTCCGGCTGAGCTCGATTCCGCTATCTTATTCGCCCCGGTGGGTGAGCTCGTTCCGGTTGCCTTAAAAGCACTCCGTAAGGGGGGCATAGTGGTCTGTGCGGGTATCCATATGTCAGACATTCCTTCTTTTCCTTACGAAATCCTTTGGGGGGAGCGTAAACTTCAATCCGTCGCTAATCTCACTCGTCAGGATGGTCACGAATTTTTGGCCCTTGCTCCCCAGGTTCCTATCAGGGTTGAATCGCGCGTATTTCCGCTAGAGGAGGCAAATCAGGCTATCGATGCCATCCGTAAGGGCAAATCTCATGGAAGCGTGGTATTGACACTCAATTCTTAATATTATTTATTGACCCTATAAATTTAATTAAAAAACATCATGCAAATTCCTTCCGAAATCCGTTCTCAAATCGAAGAAATAACGCGCAGAGCCGGTTACTTATGGAGGTTTCTTTGACGTCGCGAATAAACAAAAAGAAATAGAGGTTCTCGAGCAAAAAATGAGTGTCCCCACTTTCTGGGACAGCCAGGAAAATGCACATCAGGTGATCAACGAAGCCAATAAGCTAAAAGCTGTCGTCGTCCCCGTTATCGCTTTTCAAAACGAGGTAAATGACCTCGATACGCTTATCGAATTAATCGAAGAGCTCCCCGAAGAGGAAGCAGAGGGCTATCTTCAAGAAATCCAACAAACCGCTACAAATTTAATAGAAAAGGTTGATAAAATTGAACTCGAATCTTTCTTAAGTGGTCCTCTGGATAAAAATAATGCCATCATGAGTGTCCACGCGGGCGCAGGTGGTACGGAATCTTGTGACTGGGCAGACATGCTTTTAAGAATGTATCTTCGCTGGGCAGAACGCCAAGGCTTTCAAACCGAAATTCAAGACATCCAGGCAGGAGAAGAAGCTGGCATCAGTAGGGCCACTTTCCGCATCATCGGTCCAAACGCATACGGCTATTGTAGAGCAGAACGGGGTGTCCATCGTCTCGTTCGTATCAGTCCGTTTGATTCTAATAAACGTCGTCACACTTCTTTCTCTTCCGTAGACGTAATCGCCGAAATCGAAGATGACATTCCCATGGAAATCAGGGACGAAGATCTGCGTATAGACACCTATCGTGCTAGCGGCGCAGGCGGCCAACACGTTAACAAAACAGAATCCGCGATCCGCATCACTCACTTACCTTCCGGTATCGTGGTCACTTGCCAAAATGAGCGTTCCCAGCACAAAAACAAGGCTTCTGCCATGAAGAACCTTAAATCTAGATTGTACGAAAAGAATCTGGACGAAAAACGAGCCGAAATGGAGCGTTATTACGGCCCCAAGGGTGAAATCGGCTGGGGTAACCAGATCCGAAACTACGTCTTCCAACCTTACCAAATGGTCAAGGACTTGCGCACCGGCGCCGAATCAGGCAACGTCCAAAACGTCATGGACGGCGATATTCAAGGTTTTATAGAGGCCTGGCTCCGTGCCGGCTGCCCAATGACTCGAAATAAAGATATTAATGTTGATCTCTAATGATTACTTGTTCCATGCCCCAAGCACTCTCCTATAACTATTTAAAGGAAACGTTTGACCGTCAGGTCCTCTTTCACGAAAAGGCTTGGAGACTCTCTCCCAATCCGCTCCTGCTCTCAGAGGAACAAACTGACATGATCAAACAGATCGGCCAGGCTTGTCTCGAATTCTATCAAGTGCTGGACATCCTCTACACGCGTTCTAAAACAGGCAAAAACTTACTTCGCAACAAGGAACACTACGCGTCCTGGATCGCTGATTACTACGACTTGGGTAAGCCAAAATTCCTTAAAGAGCACAATAGCCATAAGGTCAACAAGCGTTCTACTCCAAGCATCATTAGGCCGGATTTACTCATCACAGAAGATGGTTTTGCGCTAACAGAGCTGGATTCTGTCCCTGGAGGCATCGGCTTAACCGCTTTCCTAAACCAACTTTATAAAAGCGCTGGCTTCCCGGTAATAGAATCAGAGGGCGGCATGGTCACGGGTTTCTACAATGCCGTTGTTCCCGAAAATTTAATCGAGCAAAATCCGCTCGTCCTCATTGTCGTCAGTGACGAATCTGCTACTTATCAACCCGAATTCATCTGGCTATCCGAACAACTCCAAGCACTGGGAAAGAACATCCACTGTGCCCACCCGGATGAGATTAAACGAGGCTCTTCCGGTCTACTCTGGAGGAATGATCAAAAGATCGATGTGATCTACCGCTTTTTCGAGCTCTTTGACTGGGCAAATGTTTCTTGCGCAGACATTATTTTAGAAGCCGTAGAAGCAGGCGAAGTAATCGTCTCCCCTCCCATGAAAACCTACCAGGAGGAAAAAATGAGTCTCGCGTTCTTCCATCACCACGCTTTGCAAGAGTTCTGGAAGGAAAATTTATCAAAGCACGCCTTTAAACTATTACAAAAAATCATCCCGCAAACCTGGATCGTAGACCCGGTCGAACTCCCTCCGTCCGCTGTCTTGGATGCTCCTTGGGTAAACGGCAAGCCCATCTATGAATGGATGCAACTAGCCGACGCTTCCCAAAAGGAGCGTTCTTGGATTCTTAAGACCAGCGGCTTCCATGAAAGTGCCTGGGGAGCCCGTAGCGTCGTCTATGGCAGCGATAGCTCTCGCCTTGAATGGGAAAAAGCACTCAGAAAAGCAATCACTCAAAGCAGTTCCTCGTTATCTGTCTTGCAAGAATACAAAAAACCCGTTTTACTAACTCATGAGGTATATGATGAAACGGGAACTCAACTCATTGCGCAAAATGGAAGAGTAAGACTCTGTCCCTATTTCTACATAAACAATGAACAATCAGAATTATCAGGTATCCTCTCAACACTTTGCCCCGCGGATAAAAAAATCATACATGGCATGTCCGATGCCTGCCTCACCCCCTGTATGACTCAACACGAACGCTAACTAACCTTATTATGGAAACAATAACAGAAACTACGCGAATAAAGATAAGGCCTTTAGTCATGGAGGACGCAGAGGCGCTGGAAGATATATTGGGCAACCCGGAGGTCATGCAGTTTTCCCTCTACGGTGTTAAAGATCGAGCGGGCATAGAGGAATGGCTTAAGGATGTCCTCAAAGCATACGAAACCTACGGCTTTGGCATATACGCTGTTATTTTAAAACCAGAA from the Verrucomicrobia bacterium CG1_02_43_26 genome contains:
- a CDS encoding peptide chain release factor 2; translated protein: MSVPTFWDSQENAHQVINEANKLKAVVVPVIAFQNEVNDLDTLIELIEELPEEEAEGYLQEIQQTATNLIEKVDKIELESFLSGPLDKNNAIMSVHAGAGGTESCDWADMLLRMYLRWAERQGFQTEIQDIQAGEEAGISRATFRIIGPNAYGYCRAERGVHRLVRISPFDSNKRRHTSFSSVDVIAEIEDDIPMEIRDEDLRIDTYRASGAGGQHVNKTESAIRITHLPSGIVVTCQNERSQHKNKASAMKNLKSRLYEKNLDEKRAEMERYYGPKGEIGWGNQIRNYVFQPYQMVKDLRTGAESGNVQNVMDGDIQGFIEAWLRAGCPMTRNKDINVDL
- a CDS encoding macrolide ABC transporter ATP-binding protein, which encodes MDTPVIELDNVVKNYYLGPVTVPALKGISLKINEGELISIIGTSGCGKTTLMNILGLLDRPTSGEYRIEGRTIAECSDNELSTLRNKNIGFVFQQYNLLARLDVLQNVYVPLQYRGMTKADMQARSREMLKLVSMEDREHHKPNELSGGQQQRVAIARALVGTPNLILADEPTGALDVKTSDDIMNLFIRLNKESGITVVIITHSPDIAKRCPRIVSLSDGFIINDTKK
- a CDS encoding alcohol dehydrogenase, translated to MKAMVFHKPGTPLTLEEIPTPKPLENEVLVRVRACGVCRTDLHIVDGDLPEPALPLVLGHQVVGEIIECGKNAKKFKRGDRIGIPWLGGTCHHCYYCDHDQENLCDKPVFTGYQKNGGYAEYTTANEDYCFLLDNDYSDIEVAPLLCAGLIGYRSYRMAGGGKRIGFYGFGAAAHIQAQLAVHEGKELYAFTRPGDTATQDFALTLGAAWAGGSDQAPPAELDSAILFAPVGELVPVALKALRKGGIVVCAGIHMSDIPSFPYEILWGERKLQSVANLTRQDGHEFLALAPQVPIRVESRVFPLEEANQAIDAIRKGKSHGSVVLTLNS